One stretch of Candidatus Korarchaeota archaeon NZ13-K DNA includes these proteins:
- a CDS encoding beta-CASP ribonuclease aCPSF1 gives MMSSPESIKAKVRKFLSQYTRIDKVDLEGPFITVYVENPKELLDRPDIITNAAKSLKKKIVVLASKPLKDESSTIEFIRKTIPEKAEIEDIKFIQETREVYIIAKRTGYVVGKGGANILEILKETGWRPVVIRAPTIKSTFLETFYNVMISEAVERKRVMKRLSSRIFRSPMRISRGLYVTFLGAAREVGRSSILVTTDESSILLDCGISVGGEDPFPRFDLSSFDIDELDAVVVTHAHLDHSGALPLLFKYGYRGPVYLTRPTRDLIMLLLYDYINLSQRSGLTPFFSWRDVVNLMNHTVTLEYAETVDISPDVKLTLYNAGHILGSGLAHLNVESARHNILYTGDMRFRDTKLLDKAVRKFPRVETLIMECTYCGENDVLPSFREAEEALFSIIRETASKGGKVLIPALAVGRAQEIMLSLVDGFSSNELPDIPVYLDGMIYDSTAIHSAYPDYLSSYVRDSVFKRDRDPFTDPHFNFIGSSDERPDVTRGGPAVIIAPSGMLTGGPSVDYLRMLAPGPENAIVLVSYQAEGTLGRKLRDGVRELRMQNEEGEPVKVEVRAEVRVIEGFSAHADKVQLLTYLGTIEPRPHRVFLVHGEEEKIRSFSPLAAKTVPGIRTISPQIGETFRLA, from the coding sequence TTGATGAGCTCCCCGGAGTCTATAAAGGCCAAGGTGAGGAAGTTCCTCTCCCAGTACACGAGGATAGATAAGGTAGACCTGGAGGGCCCCTTCATAACGGTCTACGTCGAGAACCCGAAGGAGCTCTTGGACAGGCCCGATATAATAACGAATGCCGCCAAGAGCCTTAAGAAGAAGATAGTGGTCCTGGCCAGCAAGCCCCTGAAGGACGAGAGCAGCACAATAGAGTTCATAAGGAAGACGATACCGGAGAAGGCCGAGATAGAGGATATAAAGTTCATCCAGGAGACCAGAGAGGTTTACATAATTGCCAAGAGGACCGGTTATGTCGTCGGGAAGGGAGGAGCGAACATACTCGAGATACTGAAGGAGACGGGTTGGAGACCCGTGGTGATAAGGGCTCCCACGATAAAGTCGACCTTCCTCGAGACGTTCTACAACGTGATGATATCGGAGGCCGTGGAGAGGAAGAGGGTGATGAAGAGGCTGTCCAGCAGGATATTCAGGTCTCCCATGAGGATCAGCAGGGGTCTTTACGTTACCTTCCTCGGTGCCGCCAGGGAGGTCGGTAGGAGCTCCATCCTCGTCACCACAGATGAGAGCAGCATCCTCTTGGACTGCGGTATAAGCGTGGGTGGCGAGGACCCGTTCCCAAGGTTTGATCTGAGCTCCTTCGACATAGACGAGCTCGACGCCGTGGTCGTGACGCACGCGCACTTGGATCACTCGGGGGCGCTCCCTCTTCTCTTCAAGTACGGCTACAGGGGACCCGTCTACCTCACGAGGCCGACCAGGGACCTGATCATGCTCCTCCTCTACGACTACATCAACCTCTCCCAGAGGAGTGGCCTGACACCCTTCTTCTCCTGGAGGGATGTGGTCAACCTGATGAACCACACTGTGACCCTGGAGTACGCGGAAACTGTGGACATCTCCCCGGATGTGAAGCTAACCCTTTACAACGCCGGTCACATACTGGGATCCGGTCTGGCTCACTTGAACGTGGAGAGCGCTAGGCATAACATACTTTACACCGGGGACATGAGATTCAGGGACACCAAGCTCCTGGATAAGGCCGTGAGGAAGTTCCCAAGGGTCGAGACCCTGATAATGGAGTGCACCTACTGCGGGGAGAATGACGTGCTGCCCAGCTTTAGGGAGGCGGAGGAGGCTCTGTTCTCGATAATAAGGGAGACGGCCAGCAAGGGGGGGAAGGTGCTCATACCCGCCCTGGCCGTGGGAAGGGCCCAGGAGATCATGCTATCTCTAGTGGATGGCTTCTCAAGCAATGAGCTCCCAGATATCCCCGTTTACCTGGACGGGATGATATACGACTCCACGGCGATACACTCCGCCTATCCGGACTACCTCTCCTCATACGTGAGGGACAGCGTCTTCAAGAGGGACAGGGATCCCTTCACAGATCCTCACTTCAACTTTATCGGGAGCTCCGATGAGAGGCCCGACGTGACGAGGGGAGGGCCGGCCGTGATAATAGCTCCCTCCGGAATGCTCACGGGCGGTCCCAGCGTGGACTACCTGAGGATGCTGGCCCCGGGTCCCGAGAACGCCATAGTACTGGTGAGCTATCAGGCTGAGGGGACGCTCGGGAGGAAGTTGAGGGATGGGGTGAGGGAGCTGAGGATGCAGAATGAGGAGGGAGAGCCCGTTAAGGTGGAGGTCAGGGCCGAGGTGAGGGTGATCGAAGGCTTCAGCGCGCACGCGGATAAGGTTCAGCTGCTCACCTACTTGGGGACCATTGAGCCCAGGCCCCACAGGGTCTTCCTGGTTCACGGGGAGGAGGAGAAGATAAGGAGCTTCTCTCCCCTGGCGGCTAAGACCGTTCCAGGGATAAGGACGATATCTCCCCAGATAGGCGAGACCTTCAGGCTAGCTTAG
- a CDS encoding RNA-binding protein, giving the protein MSSAMRYLSKSMNTSILVFLKNGVNVRGVLKSYDNHLNLILDNAEEIYTTPDGEMRQNKIGKRVLIRGDNVIAISTQKIEGLEGPEE; this is encoded by the coding sequence ATGTCAAGCGCTATGAGATATCTCTCGAAGAGCATGAATACCAGCATCCTGGTGTTCCTGAAGAACGGTGTGAACGTCAGGGGCGTGCTGAAGTCCTACGACAATCACCTGAACCTGATACTGGATAACGCGGAGGAGATATACACGACCCCGGACGGCGAGATGAGGCAGAACAAGATCGGGAAGAGGGTGCTGATAAGGGGGGATAACGTGATAGCGATCTCGACGCAGAAGATAGAGGGACTGGAGGGGCCGGAGGAGTGA
- a CDS encoding 50S ribosomal protein L37e, translated as MVKGTPSMGRRSRGKTHVRCRRCGRHSFNVKKGYCASCGFGRSPRMRRYAWANKVRWKSVRVV; from the coding sequence ATGGTCAAGGGAACGCCCTCGATGGGGAGGAGGAGCAGGGGAAAGACGCACGTCAGATGCAGAAGATGCGGTAGGCACTCCTTCAACGTCAAGAAGGGATACTGCGCTTCCTGCGGTTTCGGCAGGAGTCCCAGGATGAGGAGGTACGCCTGGGCCAACAAGGTGAGGTGGAAGAGCGTGAGGGTCGTCTGA
- a CDS encoding cell division protein SepF — translation MWAMGFFRKVFGKGREEEEEFEEEPEEFEEEVSYEIEPVRPKIVSEKAITVKPMNLRNAEDVEQILNEINEGNIILLRYDDLAAEGEEKLKFMIQRLKERVLEMGGDLVMIRDRGYPPLLIVPRFVEIWRSPG, via the coding sequence GTGTGGGCCATGGGGTTCTTCAGGAAAGTGTTCGGCAAGGGAAGGGAGGAAGAGGAGGAATTCGAGGAGGAGCCTGAGGAGTTTGAGGAGGAAGTGAGTTACGAGATAGAACCCGTCAGACCCAAGATAGTGTCGGAGAAGGCCATCACCGTGAAGCCGATGAATTTAAGAAACGCGGAGGACGTTGAGCAAATATTGAACGAGATAAATGAGGGAAACATAATATTACTCAGGTACGATGACCTCGCCGCTGAGGGGGAGGAGAAACTCAAGTTCATGATCCAGAGGCTGAAGGAGAGGGTTCTGGAGATGGGCGGGGACCTGGTGATGATAAGGGATAGGGGATATCCCCCCCTGCTGATAGTCCCGAGGTTCGTCGAGATTTGGCGCAGTCCCGGGTGA
- a CDS encoding proteasome subunit beta, which translates to MTWENPQGSGVRGVEERIHLMKGTTTVGVKFKDGVVVASDKRATSGTFVASKSAVKTFKLTDYAVATISGLVADGQYLVNNLAALADLYSMDTGRPITVRGLARLLVLMLRRYRPFFLLAQLIVGGVDREGPHLFNVDLYGTMTEEDYLATGSGSPVAISVIEGGYSPEMDREAAIRLVISSMVAALSRDAATGDGIDVVVVDGGGVRFLGRDEISRMIEELRR; encoded by the coding sequence ATGACTTGGGAAAATCCCCAAGGGTCCGGGGTCCGAGGAGTGGAGGAAAGGATTCATCTGATGAAGGGAACCACGACAGTTGGTGTAAAATTCAAGGACGGAGTCGTGGTTGCCTCTGATAAGAGGGCGACCAGCGGTACTTTCGTGGCGAGCAAGAGCGCGGTGAAGACCTTTAAACTGACGGACTATGCCGTGGCCACGATATCAGGGCTCGTGGCCGATGGGCAGTACCTGGTGAACAATCTAGCTGCCCTGGCCGACCTCTACAGCATGGACACGGGCAGGCCAATCACGGTCAGGGGCCTGGCCAGGCTGTTGGTGCTCATGCTCAGGAGGTACAGACCCTTCTTCCTCCTGGCCCAGCTGATAGTCGGGGGGGTCGACAGGGAGGGACCTCACCTCTTCAACGTGGACCTCTACGGCACCATGACTGAGGAGGACTATCTGGCCACGGGCTCAGGTTCTCCAGTGGCCATATCGGTCATAGAGGGTGGATACTCCCCGGAGATGGATAGGGAGGCGGCCATCAGGCTCGTGATATCTAGCATGGTTGCCGCCCTCTCGAGGGACGCGGCCACCGGCGATGGAATTGATGTCGTCGTGGTGGACGGCGGAGGGGTTAGGTTCCTCGGGAGGGACGAGATCTCCCGGATGATAGAGGAGCTGAGAAGGTAG